In the Deinococcus yavapaiensis KR-236 genome, one interval contains:
- a CDS encoding nuclear transport factor 2 family protein: MKRPVSSLALVAFLLAACAPRAAMPALSFASGGSMNTTTPATTVLSLIRDGLEKNDAAVVRRLVAPEYRQHNPMAEDGRAGLLGLLRTLPEPMTYDVRRVLQDGELVVVHSRLKLAGADFAAFDLFRVRGEQVVEHWDVLQPWQERTVSGRSQVDGPTEVTDLGRTEANRALVRDFLNEVLIGGQGSRVTDFISTQSYWQHNPNVGDGLAGFGAAMEGMAKAGVTMTYTRIHRLVAEGNFVFSLSEGQFGGQHVAFGDLFRLQDGKIVEHWDAIQEVPASSRNANGVF; this comes from the coding sequence ATGAAACGACCGGTTTCGTCGCTCGCGCTGGTGGCCTTCTTGCTCGCCGCTTGTGCGCCTCGCGCCGCCATGCCCGCCCTCTCGTTTGCTTCCGGAGGCTCTATGAACACCACGACTCCTGCGACCACCGTCCTCTCCCTTATCCGCGACGGCTTGGAAAAGAACGACGCGGCCGTCGTTCGCCGTCTCGTCGCCCCCGAATACCGCCAGCACAATCCCATGGCCGAGGACGGTCGGGCGGGACTGCTCGGGCTGCTCCGCACGCTGCCCGAGCCGATGACGTACGACGTGCGCCGCGTGCTGCAAGACGGCGAGCTCGTCGTGGTGCACAGCCGCTTGAAGCTCGCGGGCGCCGACTTCGCCGCTTTCGACCTGTTCAGGGTGCGCGGCGAGCAAGTCGTGGAGCACTGGGACGTGCTGCAACCTTGGCAGGAACGCACGGTCAGTGGCCGCTCACAAGTGGACGGACCGACCGAGGTGACGGATCTCGGCCGCACCGAGGCGAACCGAGCGCTCGTGCGCGACTTTCTGAACGAAGTGCTGATCGGCGGACAGGGAAGCCGCGTGACGGACTTCATCAGCACGCAATCGTACTGGCAGCACAACCCGAACGTCGGGGACGGGCTGGCGGGCTTCGGCGCGGCGATGGAAGGCATGGCGAAGGCGGGCGTCACCATGACGTACACGAGAATCCACCGCCTCGTGGCCGAGGGGAACTTCGTGTTCTCCCTGTCCGAAGGCCAGTTCGGCGGCCAGCACGTCGCGTTCGGCGACCTCTTCCGCCTTCAGGACGGCAAGATCGTAGAGCACTGGGACGCGATCCAAGAGGTTCCGGCCTCGAGCCGAAACGCCAACGGCGTCTTTTGA
- a CDS encoding sulfurtransferase, protein MTNSRTVHALVDTDWLADHLADPAVRVFEVNEDLSLYPSGHVYGAILVDSRKDFWDPVVRDFIGPQQFAELMGRWGVSKDTTVVLYGDKSNWWATYAYWFLKYNGHHKVKLVDGGRQKLVQDGFDFTPDTSFVDRAPYPVGQRDERLRIYRDDVLRLIETTRAGAGAMVDVRSPEEYAGFVTHMPDYPQEGVLRGGHIPGAVNVPWAMTVKYDGTFKSLDQLRRLFEPLGVTPDREVVTYCRIAERSSHTWFVLSELLGYPRVRNYDGSWTEWGNAVRVPIERGLLGG, encoded by the coding sequence ATGACGAATTCCCGAACTGTTCACGCTCTGGTCGACACCGACTGGCTCGCCGACCATCTCGCCGATCCCGCTGTACGGGTTTTCGAGGTCAACGAGGACTTGTCACTCTACCCGAGCGGTCACGTCTACGGCGCGATCCTCGTCGATAGCCGCAAAGACTTCTGGGACCCGGTCGTGCGCGACTTCATCGGCCCGCAGCAGTTCGCCGAGCTCATGGGACGCTGGGGCGTGTCGAAGGACACGACGGTCGTGCTGTACGGCGACAAGAGCAACTGGTGGGCGACGTACGCCTACTGGTTCTTGAAGTACAACGGACACCACAAAGTCAAGCTCGTCGACGGCGGTCGGCAGAAGCTCGTTCAAGACGGCTTCGACTTCACGCCGGACACTTCCTTCGTCGACCGAGCGCCTTATCCCGTGGGGCAACGCGACGAACGCCTGCGCATCTACCGTGACGACGTCTTGCGCCTCATCGAGACGACTCGGGCGGGCGCAGGCGCGATGGTGGACGTTCGCAGCCCCGAGGAGTACGCCGGGTTCGTGACGCACATGCCCGACTACCCGCAAGAAGGCGTGTTGAGAGGCGGGCACATTCCCGGCGCGGTGAACGTTCCTTGGGCGATGACCGTGAAGTACGACGGCACCTTCAAGAGCCTCGATCAACTGCGACGGTTGTTCGAACCGCTTGGCGTGACGCCCGATCGAGAAGTCGTGACGTACTGCCGCATCGCGGAGCGCAGCAGTCACACGTGGTTCGTCCTGTCCGAGCTGCTGGGGTACCCGAGGGTTCGCAACTACGACGGAAGCTGGACCGAGTGGGGCAACGCCGTGCGCGTTCCCATCGAACGAGGCTTGCTCGGCGGCTGA
- a CDS encoding cold-shock protein codes for MPAGKVKWFNAEKGYGFIETPGNPDVFAHFSAIQGSGFKKLNEGDEVEFEIEAGQRGKGPQAKNIVVTKAAPVSEYNARPPRRDSRW; via the coding sequence ATGCCTGCAGGGAAAGTTAAGTGGTTCAACGCGGAAAAAGGCTACGGTTTCATCGAGACGCCCGGCAACCCGGACGTGTTCGCGCACTTCAGCGCCATCCAAGGTTCGGGCTTCAAGAAGCTCAACGAGGGTGACGAGGTCGAGTTCGAAATCGAGGCCGGTCAACGCGGCAAGGGCCCGCAAGCCAAGAACATTGTGGTCACGAAGGCCGCGCCCGTGAGCGAGTACAACGCTCGCCCGCCGCGCCGCGACAGCCGCTGGTAA
- a CDS encoding ABC transporter permease yields MATSPLPSSARGQAASAFLQRYGVLIALALLLTFGALRYEGFLSPFNLFSVLAFNSMFGLVALGMAFVIMTGGIDLSVGSVAAFASVIAAMLSPHGLWLALLGAVGAATLLGLVNGLVIAYGRVLPFIATLAMLLGARGLALLFAGDQSVSVSYESGFTNFGQGKIGAVPYTAIVLAAAFVLGSVALRYTAFGRHILAVGGGEDAARLMGLKVERVKVLVYTLSGALAGLAGVILASQFGAGQPTEGLGWELTAIAAVVVGGTLLTGGMGSIGNTLVGVLLLGLIFNILNFENGKGTISLSNYWQSIIRGVFLLIVVVLQSQLTKRRS; encoded by the coding sequence GTGGCCACCTCTCCCCTTCCCTCGTCCGCGCGCGGCCAAGCCGCCAGCGCCTTTTTGCAGCGCTACGGCGTCCTGATCGCGCTGGCGTTGCTGCTCACCTTCGGCGCCTTGCGGTACGAGGGCTTTTTGTCGCCGTTCAACTTGTTCAGCGTTCTCGCGTTCAACTCGATGTTCGGTCTCGTCGCGCTCGGCATGGCCTTCGTGATCATGACGGGCGGCATCGACCTCAGCGTCGGAAGCGTCGCCGCGTTCGCGAGCGTCATCGCGGCGATGCTCAGCCCGCACGGCTTGTGGCTCGCCCTACTCGGCGCGGTCGGCGCGGCGACGCTTCTCGGGCTCGTCAACGGCCTCGTGATCGCGTACGGTCGCGTCCTGCCGTTCATCGCAACGCTCGCGATGCTGCTCGGCGCACGCGGCCTCGCCTTGCTGTTCGCGGGCGATCAATCCGTGAGCGTCTCGTACGAAAGCGGCTTCACGAACTTCGGGCAAGGCAAGATCGGGGCGGTGCCGTACACGGCGATCGTTCTCGCGGCGGCGTTCGTGCTCGGCTCGGTCGCGCTGCGCTACACCGCCTTCGGACGGCACATTCTCGCCGTGGGCGGCGGCGAGGACGCCGCGCGCCTCATGGGCTTGAAGGTCGAGCGCGTCAAAGTCCTCGTGTACACCCTCTCGGGCGCCTTGGCGGGACTGGCGGGCGTCATCCTCGCGTCGCAGTTCGGCGCGGGTCAACCTACCGAGGGCCTCGGTTGGGAACTCACGGCGATCGCGGCGGTCGTCGTGGGCGGCACCTTGCTGACGGGCGGCATGGGCTCGATCGGCAACACGCTCGTCGGCGTGTTGCTCCTCGGCTTGATCTTCAACATCCTCAACTTCGAAAACGGCAAGGGCACCATCAGCCTCAGCAACTACTGGCAAAGCATCATTCGCGGCGTGTTCTTGCTGATCGTCGTGGTTCTGCAAAGCCAACTCACGAAACGGCGAAGCTAG
- a CDS encoding DUF1641 domain-containing protein, with protein MAKSLKFDAAALQATPRERLEEETHLSADALLDALNLVRALHEHRVLDTTARLVQGGAGLSHEVLELLNQPGGVRALRNLLEFAKLLGSVEPDEVGAFTGALADGLRAGANRVRSGQPIGTRELLSLTRDPDVGLALGVVADVLKGVGRGLRERAQYGDVHVPPQT; from the coding sequence ATGGCGAAGTCCTTGAAATTCGACGCGGCGGCTTTGCAAGCGACGCCGAGAGAGCGCTTGGAGGAAGAGACGCACCTCAGCGCCGACGCGCTGCTGGACGCCTTGAATCTCGTGCGCGCCTTGCACGAGCACCGCGTGCTCGACACGACGGCGCGCCTCGTGCAAGGCGGCGCGGGGTTGTCGCACGAAGTGCTCGAACTGCTCAATCAGCCGGGCGGCGTGCGCGCCCTGCGCAACTTGCTGGAGTTCGCCAAGCTGCTCGGCAGCGTCGAGCCCGACGAGGTCGGCGCGTTCACGGGCGCCCTCGCCGACGGCCTTCGCGCGGGCGCGAACCGCGTGCGAAGCGGACAGCCGATCGGGACGCGCGAATTGCTGTCCTTGACGCGCGATCCGGATGTCGGCCTCGCCCTCGGTGTCGTCGCGGACGTCTTGAAGGGCGTGGGACGCGGCCTTCGCGAGCGGGCGCAGTACGGAGACGTCCACGTGCCGCCACAAACGTGA
- a CDS encoding ABC transporter permease subunit: protein MADLETRPAPTSRRGAALPSLRLDPAILGALGALVLLFVFNAAFTPNFLTVQTLNVILTQVATIVIVATGMTLVIATGGIDLSVGALMAISGAVAPLIFMHPALAGGLGVTLAFVVPVLVAGLFGLFNGTLITKFGLQPFIATLVLFIAGRGVAQALTNGNLQVFNNPAFQFIGMGRVFGIPFQVLLMFAVVAFFAWVMRRTVFGRHVLAVGGNEGAARLAGVPVTRVKLAVYGIVALLSGLAGLIVIAINSSADANQVGLNMELNAIAAVAVGGTALTGGRASVGGTLVGALLLQLIGFTLLAKGVPQSAALVVQAAIILIAVYLQRRKA from the coding sequence GTGGCTGACCTCGAAACTCGTCCCGCTCCGACGTCCCGGCGAGGCGCGGCCTTGCCGTCCTTGCGCCTCGACCCCGCCATTCTCGGCGCGCTCGGGGCGCTCGTGCTGCTCTTCGTCTTCAACGCCGCCTTCACGCCGAACTTCCTGACAGTCCAGACCCTCAACGTGATCTTGACGCAAGTCGCGACGATCGTGATCGTCGCGACGGGCATGACGCTCGTGATCGCCACGGGCGGCATCGACCTCAGCGTCGGCGCGCTCATGGCCATCTCGGGCGCGGTCGCGCCCCTGATCTTCATGCATCCCGCCCTCGCGGGCGGGCTCGGCGTGACCCTCGCCTTCGTCGTGCCCGTGCTCGTCGCGGGCCTCTTCGGCCTGTTCAACGGCACGCTCATCACGAAGTTCGGCTTGCAGCCGTTCATCGCGACCCTGGTTCTCTTCATCGCGGGGCGCGGCGTCGCGCAAGCCCTCACGAACGGTAACTTGCAAGTCTTCAACAACCCCGCCTTTCAATTCATCGGGATGGGCCGCGTGTTCGGCATCCCCTTCCAAGTGCTCTTGATGTTCGCGGTCGTCGCGTTCTTCGCCTGGGTGATGCGCCGCACGGTGTTCGGACGTCACGTCCTCGCCGTCGGCGGCAACGAGGGCGCCGCGCGCCTCGCCGGGGTGCCCGTGACGCGCGTGAAGCTCGCCGTGTACGGCATCGTCGCCCTGCTCTCGGGCTTGGCGGGCCTCATCGTGATCGCCATCAACTCCTCGGCCGACGCGAATCAGGTGGGCCTCAACATGGAGCTCAACGCCATCGCGGCCGTCGCGGTCGGCGGGACGGCCCTCACCGGCGGACGGGCGAGCGTCGGCGGGACCCTCGTCGGAGCGCTCCTGCTGCAACTCATCGGCTTTACCCTCCTCGCCAAGGGCGTGCCTCAATCGGCCGCGTTGGTGGTGCAGGCGGCCATCATCCTCATCGCCGTGTACCTGCAGCGAAGAAAGGCGTAA
- a CDS encoding response regulator, translating into MLANAPLILCIEDSATDADLLREAFAQIALTCKPVVLNVEHDGTHALDVAKRVQPDLILLDLVMPASDGLHVLEALKSDKETRAIPVIVLTHHCDDERIAQAYRRYANAFLYKGQSFEELTRAVGSLCRFWLRSVVLPTHRSGASMN; encoded by the coding sequence ATGCTTGCCAATGCCCCTTTGATTCTTTGCATCGAAGACAGCGCAACGGACGCGGATCTGCTTCGGGAGGCGTTCGCGCAGATCGCTCTTACATGCAAGCCTGTCGTCCTGAACGTCGAGCATGACGGAACCCACGCGCTGGACGTCGCCAAGCGCGTTCAACCGGACCTCATCCTGCTCGATCTCGTGATGCCCGCGTCCGACGGACTGCATGTCCTCGAAGCCCTCAAAAGCGACAAGGAGACGCGCGCGATTCCCGTGATCGTGCTGACTCACCACTGTGACGACGAACGAATCGCCCAAGCGTATCGGCGGTACGCCAACGCATTCCTTTACAAAGGTCAGTCGTTCGAGGAGTTGACTCGGGCCGTGGGGTCGCTGTGCCGATTTTGGCTTCGATCCGTCGTGCTGCCCACGCACCGAAGCGGCGCCTCCATGAACTGA
- the fdhF gene encoding formate dehydrogenase subunit alpha, whose amino-acid sequence MNDATDAKNDAFPETHVVLNSVPQHARRGELLIDVLNRSGLELAQVCYHPQLGPIQTCDTCLVEVDGELVRACGARVRGGEVVRTETRAARAARTDAFDRLLGNHLLYCTVCDNNNGNCTVHNTTALLRVEHQRTPYHPKPYVVDDSHPFYRYDPDQCILCGRCVEACQNLQVNETLSIDWEAPHPRVLWDGGKPAGESSCVSCGHCVTVCPCNALMEKSMLGEAGLFTGIPLPVFQSAVNLVKAAEPSVGYGPILSISDAEHAVREGSIERTKTVCTYCGVGCSFEVWTKGRHILKVEPTHGPANGVSTCVKGKFGWDYVAAKERLTTPLIREGATFRKATWNEALAFVARRLRELAAESGPDALGFIASSKCTNEEAFLMQKLARSVIGTNNVDNCSRYCQSPATMGLWRTVGYGGDSGSISDIEAAGLVIAIGTNTAESHPVLATRVKRAHKLRGQRLVVVDVREHEMARRADLFVRPTPGTDFVWLSAIAKYILDEQLEDKAFLEQHVNGLDEFRASLAPWTLERAQDITGVPAETLKRLAHEIVDADGTCVLWAMGVTQQRGGSETSTAISNLLLVTGNYMRPGAGSYPLRGHNNVQGASDMGAMPNFVGGYQRVDDPEVRAKFEAAWNVSLPTTKGLDNHEMVHAIHDGKLRGLYLKGEDMGLVDANVNVVEAAFEKLDFFVVQDVFFSHTASFADVVLPASPSLEKDGTFTNTERRIQRLYEVLAPLGESRPDWRIIQGVANALGANWQYEHPGEIMAEIASLVPLYAGVTYERLAGFASLQWPVAHDGTDTPLLFTNGFPFPDGKAQLYPARFIEPLEPPDDTFDLHLNNGRMLEHFHEGNMTFKTEGIASRAPDTFVEVGLELAEERGLESGRFVRLVSRHGAVKVRVLVTNRVSGNILYMPMNARSAEDAVNRLTGSHTDLSTHTPAYKDVAVRMELLPVKGESPLPKSNFRFGTPTPQRGVEVERKWRRADYTFPGTEAFETNASGDD is encoded by the coding sequence ATGAACGACGCCACGGACGCCAAGAACGATGCATTTCCAGAAACGCACGTCGTCCTGAACTCCGTTCCGCAACACGCGCGGCGCGGCGAGCTCTTGATCGACGTGCTCAACCGCTCGGGCTTGGAGCTCGCGCAAGTGTGCTATCACCCGCAACTCGGGCCGATCCAGACGTGCGACACGTGCCTCGTGGAAGTCGACGGCGAACTCGTCCGAGCGTGTGGCGCGCGCGTTCGAGGCGGTGAAGTCGTTCGAACCGAGACGCGGGCGGCGAGAGCGGCGCGCACCGACGCCTTCGATCGCCTGCTCGGCAATCACTTGCTGTACTGCACGGTGTGCGACAACAACAACGGCAACTGCACCGTGCACAACACGACGGCCTTGCTGCGCGTCGAACACCAGCGCACGCCCTACCACCCCAAGCCGTACGTCGTCGACGACTCGCATCCCTTCTACCGCTACGATCCCGACCAGTGCATCTTGTGTGGTCGCTGCGTGGAGGCGTGCCAGAACCTGCAGGTGAACGAGACGCTGTCGATCGACTGGGAAGCCCCACACCCGCGCGTGCTGTGGGACGGCGGCAAACCTGCCGGAGAGTCGAGCTGCGTGAGTTGCGGACACTGCGTCACCGTCTGCCCGTGCAACGCTCTCATGGAGAAGTCGATGCTGGGCGAAGCGGGCCTCTTCACCGGAATTCCCCTGCCCGTCTTCCAATCCGCCGTGAACCTCGTGAAGGCGGCCGAGCCCAGCGTCGGGTACGGCCCGATCTTGTCGATTTCGGACGCGGAGCACGCGGTGCGCGAAGGCAGCATCGAGCGAACGAAGACGGTGTGCACGTACTGCGGCGTCGGCTGCTCGTTCGAAGTGTGGACGAAGGGCCGCCACATCCTCAAGGTCGAGCCGACGCACGGTCCCGCCAATGGCGTGTCGACTTGCGTGAAGGGCAAGTTCGGCTGGGACTACGTGGCCGCGAAGGAGCGTCTCACGACCCCCCTCATTCGTGAAGGAGCGACGTTTCGAAAGGCGACGTGGAACGAGGCGCTGGCGTTCGTCGCTCGCCGCTTGCGCGAACTCGCCGCCGAGTCCGGCCCGGACGCCCTCGGGTTCATCGCGTCCTCGAAGTGCACGAACGAGGAGGCATTCTTGATGCAAAAGCTCGCGCGCAGCGTGATAGGCACGAACAACGTCGACAACTGTTCGCGCTACTGCCAATCGCCCGCCACGATGGGCTTGTGGCGAACCGTCGGGTACGGCGGCGACTCGGGCTCCATCTCGGACATCGAGGCGGCGGGTCTGGTCATCGCGATCGGCACGAACACCGCCGAGTCCCACCCTGTCCTCGCGACGCGCGTGAAGCGAGCGCACAAGCTGCGCGGCCAACGCTTGGTCGTCGTGGACGTGCGCGAGCACGAGATGGCGCGCCGCGCCGACCTCTTCGTCCGCCCGACTCCCGGAACGGACTTCGTGTGGCTCTCGGCGATCGCGAAGTACATCCTCGACGAGCAACTCGAAGACAAGGCGTTTTTGGAACAGCACGTGAACGGCCTCGACGAGTTTCGGGCGAGCCTCGCGCCGTGGACGCTGGAGCGCGCTCAAGACATCACGGGCGTTCCCGCCGAGACGTTGAAGCGCCTCGCGCACGAGATCGTGGACGCCGACGGAACTTGCGTCCTTTGGGCGATGGGCGTCACGCAGCAACGCGGCGGCTCGGAGACGAGCACCGCCATCAGCAATCTGCTGCTCGTCACGGGCAACTACATGCGGCCCGGCGCGGGCTCGTATCCGCTGCGAGGACACAACAACGTGCAGGGCGCTTCCGACATGGGAGCCATGCCGAACTTCGTGGGAGGGTATCAGCGCGTGGACGATCCTGAGGTGCGCGCGAAGTTCGAGGCGGCCTGGAACGTCTCCTTGCCGACGACGAAGGGCCTCGACAACCACGAGATGGTTCACGCGATTCACGACGGCAAATTGCGCGGACTGTACCTCAAGGGTGAGGACATGGGCCTCGTGGACGCGAACGTCAACGTCGTGGAGGCCGCGTTCGAAAAGCTCGACTTCTTCGTCGTGCAAGACGTGTTCTTCTCGCACACCGCCTCGTTCGCGGACGTCGTCTTGCCCGCCTCGCCGAGCTTGGAGAAGGACGGAACGTTCACGAACACCGAGCGGCGAATCCAACGACTCTACGAGGTGCTCGCGCCTCTCGGAGAGTCACGCCCCGATTGGCGCATCATTCAAGGCGTCGCGAACGCCCTCGGCGCGAACTGGCAGTACGAGCATCCCGGCGAGATCATGGCGGAAATCGCGAGCCTCGTTCCCCTCTACGCGGGCGTGACGTACGAGCGCCTCGCGGGCTTCGCGTCCTTGCAGTGGCCCGTCGCGCACGACGGCACCGACACGCCGCTGCTGTTCACGAACGGCTTTCCCTTCCCGGACGGCAAGGCCCAGCTGTACCCCGCGCGCTTCATAGAGCCGCTCGAACCGCCCGACGACACGTTCGATTTGCACCTCAACAACGGCCGCATGCTGGAGCACTTCCACGAAGGCAACATGACCTTCAAGACCGAAGGCATCGCTTCGCGCGCGCCCGACACCTTCGTGGAGGTCGGCCTCGAACTCGCCGAGGAGCGCGGCTTGGAGTCGGGCCGCTTCGTGCGGCTCGTGTCGCGGCACGGCGCCGTGAAAGTGCGCGTACTCGTCACGAACCGAGTGTCCGGCAACATCCTTTACATGCCGATGAACGCGCGAAGCGCCGAGGACGCCGTGAACCGTCTCACGGGCAGCCACACGGACCTCAGCACCCACACGCCCGCGTACAAGGACGTCGCCGTACGCATGGAACTTCTTCCCGTGAAGGGCGAGTCGCCGTTGCCCAAGTCGAACTTCCGCTTCGGAACGCCCACGCCGCAACGAGGCGTGGAAGTCGAGCGCAAGTGGCGCCGCGCCGACTACACCTTTCCCGGTACGGAGGCGTTCGAAACGAACGCCTCAGGAGACGACTGA
- the fdhD gene encoding formate dehydrogenase accessory sulfurtransferase FdhD yields MKAVEEGVERVEVRRVEHGVVREAADVVLLEEPLELRVVTDEERTVNLTMRTPGHDEDLALGWLLSEGVISKASDVTALDAWRTGETVLPNVLRATLREGLHAPPRFTWTSSACGVCGIGGLERLAVRAERPSWTEDALDLDLVLDAPRRLRERQVLFDATGGAHGAALFTSSGDLLATREDIGRHNAVDKIVGWALRQAALPLSNTFLVVSGRVGYDIASKAVLAGIPVLVSVSAPSSLAVRLCEAFGVTLLSFVRERRCTVYAGGERLGLKNASPSARKGEDET; encoded by the coding sequence GTGAAGGCGGTCGAGGAAGGCGTCGAGCGAGTCGAGGTGCGGCGCGTCGAGCATGGCGTGGTGCGTGAAGCGGCCGACGTCGTCTTGCTCGAGGAACCGCTCGAACTGCGCGTCGTGACCGACGAGGAGCGAACCGTCAACCTCACGATGCGAACGCCCGGCCACGACGAGGACCTCGCGCTCGGCTGGCTGCTGTCCGAAGGCGTGATTTCCAAGGCGTCGGACGTGACGGCCCTCGACGCTTGGCGAACGGGGGAAACGGTCTTGCCGAACGTCTTGCGCGCCACGCTTCGAGAGGGGCTTCACGCGCCGCCCCGCTTCACTTGGACGAGCAGCGCGTGCGGCGTGTGCGGTATCGGCGGGTTGGAGCGTCTCGCCGTGCGAGCGGAACGGCCGTCTTGGACGGAGGACGCGCTCGATCTCGACCTCGTTCTCGACGCGCCGCGCCGCCTGCGCGAGCGGCAAGTCCTGTTCGACGCGACGGGTGGCGCGCACGGAGCGGCCTTGTTCACCTCGTCCGGCGACCTGCTCGCGACGCGTGAGGACATCGGACGGCACAACGCGGTCGACAAGATCGTGGGGTGGGCGTTACGGCAAGCGGCTTTGCCGCTGTCCAACACCTTTCTGGTCGTCTCGGGCCGCGTCGGTTACGACATCGCTTCGAAAGCCGTCCTCGCCGGAATTCCCGTTCTCGTCTCGGTGTCCGCTCCGTCCAGCCTCGCCGTGCGCTTGTGCGAGGCGTTCGGCGTGACCCTTTTGAGCTTCGTTCGCGAGCGGCGTTGCACGGTGTACGCGGGAGGCGAGCGGCTGGGCCTAAAAAACGCCTCCCCTTCCGCGCGAAAAGGGGAGGACGAAACGTGA
- a CDS encoding DinB family protein produces MRLRRLGLGLMLLGTGALLLRARKDDVKHLVVEQVLERPARDKRYAELADELEVAGERVLVRARRAKELERAKETMRHIIGIERWGQRRLEAALGEAFSRDEHHPYKPPADATWNDVLEDFTTTRQRTVSLARELSSNPPDPAWRVEHNGLGPLSARGWLRYLMTHAGLESRRMR; encoded by the coding sequence ATGCGACTGCGACGTTTGGGACTGGGATTGATGCTGCTGGGCACGGGCGCCTTGCTGCTGCGCGCCCGAAAGGACGACGTGAAACACCTCGTGGTGGAGCAAGTGCTGGAACGCCCCGCCCGCGACAAACGCTACGCGGAACTCGCCGACGAACTGGAAGTGGCGGGCGAACGCGTCCTCGTGCGCGCTCGCCGCGCCAAGGAGCTCGAGCGCGCCAAGGAGACGATGCGGCACATCATCGGCATCGAACGTTGGGGACAGCGACGCCTCGAAGCCGCGCTCGGCGAAGCGTTCTCGCGAGACGAGCACCATCCGTACAAGCCGCCCGCCGACGCCACATGGAACGACGTGCTCGAAGACTTCACCACGACTCGGCAGCGCACCGTCTCGCTCGCCCGCGAACTTTCCTCCAATCCGCCCGATCCCGCTTGGCGCGTGGAGCACAACGGCCTCGGGCCTCTCTCGGCGCGCGGATGGCTGCGCTACCTCATGACGCACGCCGGGCTGGAAAGTCGCCGCATGCGCTGA
- a CDS encoding LysR family transcriptional regulator produces the protein MRLSPDLLVTFSVVAEYGNISRAAEALRLSQPAVSAQLKTLQDLVGERLYVRNAYGITLTDAGRDLLGYARVIAATTASAAEHLRSRRERTRPLLLGLSWTLASHAVNVVRSAHSNGHEVKVVSGHSSDLGEQVAAGSLDAALIVRPLTPLPVALTAHRFSAEDLSLLVPAEHELEARGSTPLLAVSGEVFLWPVSGSTIARRAERLLSEATALPDVQFELGSIAAVRAALVGKVGVTILPPSVARAEIAAGLVTPVLIEAPNVTLEYVVVTPSDVLARTESRLLSDLVLGARTQRHSR, from the coding sequence ATGCGGCTCAGCCCGGACTTGCTGGTGACGTTCAGCGTCGTCGCCGAGTACGGCAATATCAGCCGCGCGGCAGAAGCGTTGCGTTTGAGCCAACCCGCCGTCAGCGCGCAGCTCAAAACGCTGCAGGATCTCGTCGGCGAACGCTTGTACGTTCGCAACGCGTACGGCATCACCTTGACCGACGCCGGGCGGGATTTGCTGGGGTACGCTCGGGTGATCGCCGCGACGACGGCGAGCGCCGCCGAGCATCTGCGCTCGCGGCGCGAACGAACACGCCCGTTGCTGCTCGGCTTGTCGTGGACGCTCGCGTCGCACGCGGTGAACGTGGTCAGGAGCGCGCACTCGAACGGCCACGAGGTCAAGGTCGTGAGCGGTCACTCGTCCGACCTCGGTGAGCAAGTCGCGGCGGGCTCGCTGGACGCCGCGTTGATCGTACGACCTCTGACGCCGCTGCCTGTCGCGTTGACCGCGCATCGCTTCAGCGCCGAGGACCTGAGTTTGCTGGTTCCGGCCGAGCATGAACTCGAGGCGCGCGGCTCGACTCCCTTGCTGGCGGTTTCCGGGGAGGTGTTCTTGTGGCCGGTAAGCGGTTCGACGATCGCTCGGCGCGCGGAACGCTTGCTGAGCGAAGCGACGGCTCTGCCGGACGTGCAATTCGAGTTGGGCAGCATCGCGGCCGTGCGCGCCGCCTTGGTCGGCAAGGTAGGCGTCACGATCTTGCCGCCGAGCGTGGCGCGAGCAGAAATCGCCGCGGGATTGGTGACGCCCGTGCTGATCGAAGCTCCGAACGTGACCTTGGAGTACGTGGTGGTGACGCCGAGCGACGTGCTTGCCCGAACGGAGTCTCGGCTGCTGTCGGATCTCGTGCTCGGCGCTCGCACGCAGCGGCACTCTCGGTAA